One Oryza glaberrima chromosome 10, OglaRS2, whole genome shotgun sequence DNA segment encodes these proteins:
- the LOC127753467 gene encoding putative GEM-like protein 8, whose translation MEGFSQEHVIGIPLASFAYAEEKIERKTSRSSLVHKKGKKNSIIYRMSKLSQKTDSYVQGFKEHITLGPKISDTLKGKLSLGAKVLQAGSIDKVFRQYFQVDKDEKLLKAFQCYLSTTAGPIAGMLFISTEKIAFHSDRPLDLTSPKGGITRVPYKVLIPAKRIKSAAVRENLYNPDEKYIDVVTVDGFDFWFMGFISHTKSFEYLQRVISEFR comes from the exons ATGGAGGGCTTCAGCCAGGAGCATGTCATTGGAATTCCTCTGGCTTCCTTCGCATATGCTGAGGAGAAAATAGAAAGGAAAACTTCCCGGTCTTCTTTGGTTCATAAGAAGG GCAAGAAGAATTCCATCATTTATCGGATGAGCAAACTGAGCCAGAAAACAGATAGTTATGTGCAGGGTTTCAAAGAACACA TAACTCTGGGACCAAAGATTTCAGACACACTCAAAGGGAAATTGAGTTTAGGTGCAAAGGTTCTCCAAGCTGGTAGCATCGACAAAGTGTTCAGGCAATACTTTCAAGTCGACAAAGATGAGAAGCTATTGAAGGCTTTCCAGTGCTATCTTTCAACCACAGCTGGCCCTATAGCTGGCATGCTTTTCATCTCCACTGAAAAGATTGCCTTCCACAGTGATAGGCCTTTGGATTTGACATCACCAAAAGGAGGCATAACAAGGGTGCCCTACAAG GTCTTGATCCCAGCAAAGAGGATAAAGAGTGCTGCAGTGAGAGAAAATTTGTACAATCCTGACGAGAAGTACATCGATGTAGTTACTGTTGACGGCTTTGATTTTTGGTTTATGGGGTTCATCAGCCACACAAAATCATTTGAATATCTTCAGCGtgtaatttcagaatttagatGA